CCTTTCGTCGATGACGCGCACCTCCATTGTATCGCCGTGGGGGACGACGTTGGAGATGACCGCGCTGTTTTGGAACTCGACCAATCTCTCAACGGGAATACGGAAACTCCACACGCAGTTCTCAATTTGTTTGATGTATTCCTCGCTGCTGCCGAGCCTTTCAATTTTGCCGTATTCCATCATCATAACCTGCTTGGCGATGCTGTCCACATCGGAAACGATGTGCGTGGAGAGCAGCACGAGGCGGTCTTTGGAGTAGACCGAGATAATGTTGCGGAATTTGATGCGTTCATGGGGATCGAGCCCCGCCGTCGGCTCGTCGAGAATTAGGATTTCAGGATTGTCGAGCAGCGCCTGCGCGATGCCGAGCCGCCTCTGCATACCGCCTGAATAGGTGACGCAGCGGCGATGCAGGTCGCCCTGTAGGCCGACGTTGCGGGCGAGCGCCTCAATCTGCGCCTTCGCCTCCGCTGCGGGAATGCCTTTGAGCGCGGCGACGT
This region of Oscillospiraceae bacterium genomic DNA includes:
- a CDS encoding ATP-binding cassette domain-containing protein, yielding LRMENGVYGLLGPNGAGKTTMIRILADILQPTKGRILINGQDKNTCGDEYRAKIGYLPQDMSFYSDFTGRDYLAYVAALKGIPAAEAKAQIEALARNVGLQGDLHRRCVTYSGGMQRRLGIAQALLDNPEILILDEPTAGLDPHERIKFRNIISVYSKDRLVLLSTHIVSDVDSIAKQVMMMEYGKIERLGSSEEYIKQIENCVWSFRIPVERLVEFQNSAVISNVVPHGDTMEVRVIDERKPSADATPVTPNLEDAYLYVFNYLPLRAAA